A window of the Xenopus laevis strain J_2021 chromosome 9_10L, Xenopus_laevis_v10.1, whole genome shotgun sequence genome harbors these coding sequences:
- the pkmyt1.L gene encoding membrane-associated tyrosine- and threonine-specific cdc2-inhibitory kinase-like isoform X2, which produces MPVPGDDMGETPLTRTPIPVPAHFSQAEQSFSLKKRGRSLCYTLPPRPPVKSALPVSRIFPNKQRSWSQPRPQSVSFQSPQNKPPASKLYDQSKGETFFKQCFRSICKLGRGSFGEVYKVQSLEDGCFYAVKRSVSPFRGESDRQRKIQEVRKHERVGEHPNCLRFVRAWEEKRMLYLQTELCAGSLQQHSEEFAGPLPSRRVWNITCDLLHGLKHLHDRNLLHLDIKAANVFISFSGVCKLGDFGLMVELDGTEGSGEAQEGDPRYMAPELLDGIFSKAADVFSLGMTLLEVACNMELPKSGEGWQQLRQGHLPTEFTSDLPPDFLKVLAAMLEPDYRRRATVDWLLSLPAIRSAERWRTVTLTQERTLAKIITVYQFIVWLLSFVLQGLNRPVVGFLHYCGLRALPRSPPCSPSPNQLGESSFSSDWDDESLGDDVFDVPPSPLTTHRNLTYHGQELIGRHSPDLRSRPSLGSTSTPRNLSPEFSMRKRSALPQTPNISRISQDSTGKSSSPSTSHSSSGFVDAEVQRSSFLPRNLLSMFDDATEQ; this is translated from the exons ATGCCTGTTCCAGGAGATGACATGGGAGAAACTCCCCTGACTCGCACCCCAATTCCTGTGCCTGCTCACTTTAGTCAGGCAGAGCAAAGCTTTTCACTTAAGAAAAGAGGGCGCTCCCTTTGCTATACCCTCCCGCCCAGACCTCCAGTTAAGAGCGCTCTACCTGTTAGCCGTATATTTCCAAACAAACAGCGATCTTGGAGCCAGCCCAGACCACAAAGTGTTTCTTTTCAAAGTCCCCAAAATAAACCCCCTGCAAGCAAACTTTATGACCAGAGCAAAGGAGAGACCTTTTTCAAGCAGTGTTTTAgaagcatttgtaaattaggaagAGGATCCTTCGGGGAGGTGTACAAG GTACAAAGCCTCGAGGATGGATGCTTCTATGCTGTAAAACGTTCAGTATCTCCATTCCGCGGTGAGTCAGACCGCCAACGGAAGATTCAAGAGGTGAGGAAGCATGAGAGAGTTGGGGAACACCCCAATTGCCTACGTTTTGTGCGAGCATGGGAAGAGAAACGAATGCTCTACCTCCAGACAGAGTTATGTGCAGGTAGTCTGCAACAGCATTCAGAAGAATTTGCTGGGCCTCTTCCTTCACGTCGAGTATGGAACATAACTTGTGACCTGCTGCATGGTCTCAAACATCTCCATGATCGTAACCTTCTGCACCTTGACATTAAAGCAGCCAATgtcttcatttctttttctgGTGTTTGCAAACTTGGTGATTTTGGGCTCATGGTAGAATTGGATGGGACAGAAGGAAGTGGGGAAGCACAGGAAGGCGACCCTCGATATATGGCACCTGAACTGTTGGATGGTATCTTTTCAAAAGCTGCTGATGTGTTCAG CCTTGGAATGACTCTTCTAGAGGTTGCTTGCAATATGGAACTTCCGAAAAGTGGAGAGGGTTGGCAACAACTGAGACAAGGGCATCTCCCTACAGAGTTCACATCAG ACCTGCCACCAGACTTTCTGAAAGTTCTTGCTGCAATGCTGGAGCCTGATTACCGCCGCCGCGCCACAGTAGACTGGCTGCTCTCCCTTCCCGCTATCCGTAGTGCAGAGAGATGGAGGACGGTGACACTAACTCAGGAAAGGACACTTGCCAAGATAATAACAGTCTATCAG tTCATCGTTTGGCTCCTGTCATTTGTGTTACAAGGGTTAAATCGTCCAGTTGTGGGATTTTTACATTACTGTGGATTGAGGGCACTTCCAAGGTCACCTCCCTGTTCTCCTTCTCCAAACCAGCTTGGGGAGAGCAGCTTCTCTAGTGACTGGGATGATGAGAGTCTTGGTGATGATGTGTTTGACGTACCACCCAGCCCATTGACCACTCACCGGAACCTGACATACCATGGGCAGGAGCTCATTGGCAG ACATTCTCCAGATCTGCGCTCAAGGCCATCACTAGGAAGTACCTCTACACCTCGAAACTTGTCTCCTGAATTCAGCATGAGGAAGAG GTCTGCCCTGCCTCAAACTCCTAATATCAGCCGGATTAGTCAGGATTCTACAGGCAAGTCTAGTAGCCCCTCCACCAGTCATAGCTCCTCTGGATTTGTGGATGCTGAGGTCCAGCGTTCCTCGTTTCTTCCTCGCAATCTGCTCAGTATGTTTGACGATGCCACCGAGCAATGA
- the paqr4.L gene encoding progestin and adipoQ receptor family member IV L homeolog: MAFLSGPRLLDWASSPPHLQFNKFVLTGYRPVASGGECMRSLFYLHNELGNIYTHGIPLLGFLFLLPLQIPWLQLSVPWLGLVHYLACVTPQLGSVVYHLFMNHHGGAPVYHKLLTLDMCGICLVNTLGALPIIYCTLLCYPSTRTLALLAYSALSSYVIFCAVSAHSNVSRLCSFAWQAAFRFFIFYLRWADLGFGHPSSLRCYLLMDGLALFGGIINISRLPERLHPGKFDYWFNSHQIMHVLVVISIMYLHWGVTSDLTWISNHSCPLD, encoded by the exons ATGGCGTTCTTGAGTGGACCAAGGCTTCTGGATTGGGCCAGCTCGCCACCTCACCTACAGTTCAATAAGTTTGTGTTGACAGGATATCGTCCTGTGGCGAGTGGAGGTGAATGCATGAGGAGCCTCTTCTATCTGCACAATGAACTTGGAAACATCTATACACATG GGATCCCACtccttggttttctttttttgcttcctcTTCAAATACCCTGGCTTCAGCTGTCTGTGCCATGGCTGGGTTTGGTACATTACCTGGCATGCGTAACTCCACAACTGGGCAGTGTTGTGTATCATCTCTTCATGAACCATCATGGCGGGGCTCCAGTCTACCACAAGCTTCTAACACTTGACATGTGTGGAATCTGTCTTGTCAACACACTGG gTGCCCTTCCAATCATTTACTGTACCCTGCTGTGCTACCCATCCACCAGGACTTTGGCCCTCCTGGCATACTCGGCTTTATCAAGCTACGTGATCTTCTGTGCAGTTAGCGCTCACAGCAATGTCAGTCGGCTCTGCTCGTTTGCCTGGCAGGCCGCATTCCGCTTCTTCATTTTTTACCTGCGCTGGGCAGACCTAGGTTTTGGACACCCATCCTCACTGCGCTGCTACCTCTTGATGGATGGCCTAGCCTTGTTTGGTGGCATAATTAACATTTCTCGCCTACCCGAGCGCCTTCACCCAGGAAAATTTGACTACTGGTTCAACAGCCATCAGATCATGCATGTCTTGGTGGTGATCAGCATCATGTATTTGCACTGGGGCGTAACTTCTGATCTCACTTGGATCAGCAACCACTCCTGCCCCTTGGACTGA
- the paqr4.L gene encoding progestin and adipoQ receptor family member IV L homeolog isoform X2: MTTGIYLRFDRVIGFQLHMAFLSGPRLLDWASSPPHLQFNKFVLTGYRPVASGGECMRSLFYLHNELGNIYTHGIPLLGFLFLLPLQIPWLQLSVPWLGLVHYLACVTPQLGSVVYHLFMNHHGGAPVYHKLLTLDMCGICLVNTLGALPIIYCTLLCYPSTRTLALLAYSALSSYVIFCAVSAHSNVSRLCSFAWQAAFRFFIFYLRWADLGFGHPSSLRCYLLMDGLALFGGIINISRLPERLHPGKFDYWFNSHQIMHVLVVISIMYLHWGVTSDLTWISNHSCPLD, encoded by the exons ATGACAACAGGGATATACctgagattcg ATAGGGTTATTGGATTCCAATTACACATGGCGTTCTTGAGTGGACCAAGGCTTCTGGATTGGGCCAGCTCGCCACCTCACCTACAGTTCAATAAGTTTGTGTTGACAGGATATCGTCCTGTGGCGAGTGGAGGTGAATGCATGAGGAGCCTCTTCTATCTGCACAATGAACTTGGAAACATCTATACACATG GGATCCCACtccttggttttctttttttgcttcctcTTCAAATACCCTGGCTTCAGCTGTCTGTGCCATGGCTGGGTTTGGTACATTACCTGGCATGCGTAACTCCACAACTGGGCAGTGTTGTGTATCATCTCTTCATGAACCATCATGGCGGGGCTCCAGTCTACCACAAGCTTCTAACACTTGACATGTGTGGAATCTGTCTTGTCAACACACTGG gTGCCCTTCCAATCATTTACTGTACCCTGCTGTGCTACCCATCCACCAGGACTTTGGCCCTCCTGGCATACTCGGCTTTATCAAGCTACGTGATCTTCTGTGCAGTTAGCGCTCACAGCAATGTCAGTCGGCTCTGCTCGTTTGCCTGGCAGGCCGCATTCCGCTTCTTCATTTTTTACCTGCGCTGGGCAGACCTAGGTTTTGGACACCCATCCTCACTGCGCTGCTACCTCTTGATGGATGGCCTAGCCTTGTTTGGTGGCATAATTAACATTTCTCGCCTACCCGAGCGCCTTCACCCAGGAAAATTTGACTACTGGTTCAACAGCCATCAGATCATGCATGTCTTGGTGGTGATCAGCATCATGTATTTGCACTGGGGCGTAACTTCTGATCTCACTTGGATCAGCAACCACTCCTGCCCCTTGGACTGA